From a single Molothrus ater isolate BHLD 08-10-18 breed brown headed cowbird chromosome Z, BPBGC_Mater_1.1, whole genome shotgun sequence genomic region:
- the LOC118699036 gene encoding interferon-like encodes MAAATATQPRLPHAAPALLLLLTALAGTLACQHLWTHEDTFPGDALRLLQDMAAVGHTQPCHLPEPPFFPASLLHHNLQPHQAAATALRILQHLFHTLSSNSTRQHWPGQARNHLLNKLQHHIHHLEQCLPDNATPFKGPRNPLLAINKYFRDIHLFLHAHNHSACAWDHVRLEARASLLHLHNLTRATRR; translated from the coding sequence ATGGCTGCGgccacagccacacagccaCGCCTGCCGCACGCCGCCCCGgcgctcctgctcctcctcaccgCTCTGGCCGGCACCCTGGCCTGCCAACACCTCTGGACACACGAGGACACCTTCCCCGGCGACGCTCTCCGCCTCCTCCAGGACATGGCTGCGGTCGGCCACACGCAGCCCTGCCACCTGCCAGAGCCGCCCTTCTTCCCCGCCAGCCTGCTCCACCACAACCTGCAGCCGCACCAAGCCGCCGCCACCGCCCTGCgcatcctgcagcacctcttCCACACCCTCAGCTCCAACAGCACCCGCCAGCACTGGCCCGGCCAGGCTCGCAACCACCTCCTCAACAAGCTGCAGCACCACATCCACCACCTGGAGCAATGCCTCCCCGACAACGCCACGCCCTTCAAAGGACCACGCAACCCGCTGCTCGCCATCAACAAGTACTTCAGGGACATCCACCTCTTCCTGCACGCCCACAACCACAGCGCCTGCGCCTGGGACCACGTCCGCCTCGAAGCTCGTGCCTCTCTACTGCACCTCCACAACCTCACACGCGCCACGCGCCGCTAG